One segment of Acidovorax sp. DW039 DNA contains the following:
- a CDS encoding FAD-dependent monooxygenase — protein sequence MAHTFDICIRGAGIVGRTLALLLARDRLRVALAAAPQAPASTADVRAYALNTASRTLLESLRSWPDSEHATAVARMEVFGDRDGAVQFDAAAQGTEALAWIVDVPALEQRLAEAVRYQPQVEVVSAPVNAPLTVVCEGRASATRAEFAVDFDVTPYSQHAIATRVVCEQPHGQVARQWFLPQGILAFLPLDGADGHTVAVVWSAEREQATTLLALEPDLFIEELHAASQGALGTLELAGERAAWPLQQAQANRWCGPMPDAGKTARSWVLAGDAAHNIHPLAGQGLNLGLADAQALARILHERDYWRSVADMRLLRSYERERKAAMLPMSLATDGLQQLFARTENPVQVLRNWGMRGFERSGLLKQWVTRQAMGTL from the coding sequence ATGGCACATACCTTTGATATCTGCATCCGTGGGGCCGGCATTGTGGGCCGCACTTTGGCATTGTTGCTGGCGCGTGATCGCCTGCGCGTGGCGCTGGCGGCAGCGCCGCAAGCACCAGCCAGCACCGCAGACGTGCGCGCCTACGCGCTGAACACCGCCTCTCGCACCCTGCTGGAATCCTTGCGCAGCTGGCCTGACTCGGAGCACGCCACGGCCGTGGCACGCATGGAAGTGTTCGGAGACCGGGATGGCGCGGTGCAGTTTGACGCAGCCGCCCAAGGCACAGAAGCCCTGGCCTGGATCGTGGACGTGCCCGCTTTGGAGCAGCGACTGGCCGAAGCGGTGCGCTACCAACCCCAGGTCGAGGTGGTCAGCGCCCCCGTGAACGCGCCGCTGACAGTGGTATGCGAGGGCCGTGCCAGCGCTACACGGGCTGAATTTGCCGTGGACTTCGACGTGACGCCCTACTCGCAGCACGCCATTGCGACCCGGGTGGTTTGCGAACAACCCCACGGCCAAGTGGCTCGCCAATGGTTTCTGCCCCAGGGCATCCTCGCGTTTTTGCCGCTGGACGGAGCAGACGGCCACACCGTTGCCGTGGTGTGGTCTGCAGAACGCGAGCAGGCCACCACTTTGCTCGCACTGGAGCCAGACCTCTTCATCGAGGAACTGCACGCCGCCAGCCAGGGAGCACTCGGCACATTGGAGCTGGCGGGCGAACGAGCCGCATGGCCCCTCCAACAAGCCCAGGCCAACCGCTGGTGCGGCCCGATGCCCGACGCAGGCAAAACCGCGCGCAGCTGGGTGCTGGCAGGCGATGCCGCACACAACATCCACCCACTGGCAGGCCAAGGGCTGAATTTGGGACTGGCCGATGCACAAGCGCTGGCCCGCATCCTGCACGAACGTGACTACTGGCGCAGTGTGGCCGACATGCGGTTGCTGCGCAGCTATGAACGCGAGCGCAAGGCCGCTATGCTCCCCATGAGCCTGGCCACCGACGGGCTGCAGCAGCTGTTTGCACGCACCGAAAACCCGGTCCAGGTTCTGCGCAACTGGGGCATGCGAGGGTTTGAGCGCAGCGGCCTGCTGAAACAATGGGTCACCCGTCAGGCCATGGGAACCCTTTGA